Genomic segment of Pirellulales bacterium:
CTGCGAGCAGGGTAGTGGCCAATGGCCAGTGGTTAATCAGTTGGCGGCGTTGGACATGCATTTCCAACAGCGACTTCAACGGACTGTCCAATCGATGCAGCATACAATGGTTGCGGCCATTTCTGCGGCTCTGACCGAGCTTGTAGCCAACGATGAAAATCTACACCAAGACTGGCGATGGCGGCCAAACGGGCTTATTCGGCGGATCGCGCGTGCGCAAAAATGACGTGCGGATCGAGGCTATCGGGGCCGTCGATGAGTTGAACGCGGTGCTAGGACTGGTGCGAACTGAAGCCTTGCCGATCGAAATCGATTCGCGATTGGCGTCTGTGCAGCATACATTGTTCGACTTAGGGGCCGAGCTGGCGGCCCTCGATCCGCGTTCGTGCGGCACGAATCTCGTATCATCCGAGCAGATCAAGAAGCTAGAATCGGCGATCGATCAATTCCAAGCGGATCTGCCGCCGCTCCAAGATTTCATTCTGCCCGGCGGTTGTCGTGCGGCAGCCCTGTTGCATGTCGCCCGCAGCGTTTGTCGCCGAGCGGAACGCTGCGCGGTGTCGCTAGGCGAACAAGAAAACGTAGTGCTTTCGCCCAATATCATCGCCTATTTGAACCGGCTAGGAGACTTGCTCTTTGTTTTAGCGCGGGCCGCGAATCAGCTTGCCGGGCGTGGCGACGTTCTTTGGCAGAAAGTTGACCGGTAGCGGTTGCTGCGGAAGAGGATCGCAAACGCCGCCTGGGAACTTCGCTCTTTACCCTTGGACGGTCGCTAGCTACGTTGGTGAACTTGGTAGGCTACTGCGGCAAAGCGCAGCGCATGGGTTCCTAAGCGTTACCATCCACCATTCCGGCAACTCCGGAAGCCGACCGTCTGAACCACTTCCGCAATTTCCGTCGGTTTTTGTGGTAGGCGTCCGACGGTCCAACCGTTTCTAATTCGCAGTCCCGGCAAAATTCAATGGCGAGATTCATCAAAGCGATTTGCGGATGTGGTCTCGCGGCGGCGCTGCTATTGGACTCGATCAGCGCTAGCGCGCAAGCCCCAACCAGCACCAAACTAGCGACTGCGTCGGCAAGTGCGACTGGCGCGGCCACCGCCCACATGGCAGGTGACAACGCATGGATGCTCACCTGCAGCGCCTTCGTGCTGTTTATGACCGTACCAGGGCTGGCCATGTTCTATGGTGGCTTGGTGCGCAAGAAAAACGTCTTGGGCGTGATGATGCAGTGCGTGTTCCTGATGGGGATGAATTCCATCATTTGGGCGCTGTATGGATACTCGCTCGCCTATGGAGGCGATGCTGCGGCCAGCGATGCGCCGCCGCTATCGAAGTGGATCGGCAACGGCGACTACTTGCTGATGAACAATGTTGAATTGACCTGGGATGAGGCGAACGGCCGAAAGGCAGATCCGCCGCTGGAAGGCGCTGTGCCGATTCCGCGGCTCACGCACATGCTGTTTCAGGGCATGTTTTTCATCATCGCTCCCGCCTTGATTTGCGGAGCATTCGCTGAACGCATGAAATTCAGCGCGATGGTCGCGTTTATGGTTTTGTGGGATACTTTCGTGTACCTTCCGCTGTGCCACTGGGTTTGGGATGGCGGGCTGCTGTCGTTTGGCAAGCCGTATGCCTTGGCTGGCGGTGCGCTCGATTTTGCCGGGGGCACGGTGGTGCATATTAGCTCCGGCGTGTCGGCCTTGATCTGTGCGCTACTCATTGGCAAGCGATTGGGTTACGGCCACGAACCAATGCCGCCGCACAATTTGACCTACACCACGCTTGGTGCTGGCATGTTGTGGGTTGGCTGGTTCGGCTTAAATGCTGGCAGCCATTATTCGTCGGATGCGATTGCGGCAAGCGCCTTTGCCGCCACGCAATTCGCCGCGGCTGCCGGCACGCTTGCCTGGGCGAGCATGGAGTGGATTTTTCGTGGAAAGCCGAGCGTGCTGGGAGCCTGCTCCGGCGTGATTGCCGGATTGGTTTGCATCACTCCAGCCTCCGGCTATGTGACGCCAATGCCCGCTATCATCATGGGATTATCCGCCGGTGCGATTTGCTTTTTTGCTTGCACAACGCTCAAATCAAAGCTCGGATATGACGATTCGCTCGACACCTTTGGCGTTCACGGCATCGGCGGCACGCTGGGAACAATTTTGACGGGGGTGTTTGCGACCCGCGCCGTCACCGACATCGCGGTCTCGGAAGGTAGGAAGCTTGGATTCCTGGAAGGCGGAAGCATCCTTACCGGCCAGTTGGCGGCCGTCGCGGTCAGTTGGCTTCTGGCGGTCGTCGCCACATTCGTGATCCTGAAAGCGCTCGACCTGACGATGGGCCTGCGCGTCAGCCAACAGCAAGAAGTTCAAGGGTTAGACCTGAGTCAGCACGGCGAGGAAGGGTATATTTTCATCTAGGTAAATTTCACAGGCGACCGAATGCATCCGCCTCGAGCGATGGATGCCCGATCGTCAAGATTTTTCGGAAGTCGAACGTCTCATACGCACAGCCAACCTCTCTACCATGAAAAAAATCGAAGCAATTGTCCGACACTTCAAACTGGAAGATGTGAAAAACGCCTTGGCGGAGCAAGGCATCGTCGGCATGACCGTGGTCGAAGTCCGCGGCTTCGGCCGACAGAAAGGACACGTCGAAATGTATCGCGGCACGGAGTATGCCGTCGATTTCGTGCCGAAAGTCAAATTAGAAATCGTCGTGCCCGACGACAAGCTCCAAAGCGCGATCGGCACGATTATGCGCGTCGCACAAACCGGCCAAATCGGCGATGGCAAGATCTTCGTCTCCGATCTGCTGAATACCATCCGCATTCGCACGGGGGAAACCGGAGACGATGCGGTGTGATGTAAATCACGCCATCCATAAATTACATGAGCGAGTGAAGGAGTGATGGCGCAAAGGGGTAAGAGAATGGGCAGAGCAGCCTGATCGTTCTTTATCCTTTCCCATGCTCACCCCTTCAGCCGTTGATCCTGGTGTACTACTGCGCTGTCGATCGAGGTGAAATATTCAATGTCCTCTGGCGTCAATCTCCGAGCCGCCGTGCTTGCCGCCCGCGATTGGCTCTGCGCTCAGCGGGCTGATTTGCACCGGCAGCATCAGGCCGGATCGCCGGGAATTCAAGTTAGCACGCGGCTGACCGATATGCTCGATCGCGCGGTACTCGACCTTTACCGCGCTGCGATCAACGATCTGATTTCAGCCACCGACGCCGAATCGATTCAAGATCAGATCGCGCTGGTGGCGCTGGGAGGGCAAGCCCGGCGCGAAGTGGCGCCTTTTTCCGACGCGGATGTGATGGTGCTGCATCTAGCCGGCGCCGCGGAGCAAATCGACGGGCTGCGCCGCCGACTACAGCAAGATTTGTCCGACGTCCGGCTTAGCCCTGGCCAAAATTGGTGGACCATCGAGCAAGCCTGCAAAGGCGCGCTGAAAGACGCCACGGTGTTCACGTCGCTGATCGAATCGCGACTGCTCGCCGGCAGCGAAACATTATTCGCGCGATTTCAAAGTCGATTTCGGAGGACAACCAGACGGCATTGGCGGCGACTGGTCGGTGCGATCGATCAATCGCGCGGCGAGCAGCGCGCACAGTTCGGCGAAACGGTGTATTTGCTCGAACCGAATGTGAAAGAATCACCCGGCGGACTGCGCGACAT
This window contains:
- a CDS encoding P-II family nitrogen regulator, translated to MKKIEAIVRHFKLEDVKNALAEQGIVGMTVVEVRGFGRQKGHVEMYRGTEYAVDFVPKVKLEIVVPDDKLQSAIGTIMRVAQTGQIGDGKIFVSDLLNTIRIRTGETGDDAV
- a CDS encoding ammonium transporter yields the protein MARFIKAICGCGLAAALLLDSISASAQAPTSTKLATASASATGAATAHMAGDNAWMLTCSAFVLFMTVPGLAMFYGGLVRKKNVLGVMMQCVFLMGMNSIIWALYGYSLAYGGDAAASDAPPLSKWIGNGDYLLMNNVELTWDEANGRKADPPLEGAVPIPRLTHMLFQGMFFIIAPALICGAFAERMKFSAMVAFMVLWDTFVYLPLCHWVWDGGLLSFGKPYALAGGALDFAGGTVVHISSGVSALICALLIGKRLGYGHEPMPPHNLTYTTLGAGMLWVGWFGLNAGSHYSSDAIAASAFAATQFAAAAGTLAWASMEWIFRGKPSVLGACSGVIAGLVCITPASGYVTPMPAIIMGLSAGAICFFACTTLKSKLGYDDSLDTFGVHGIGGTLGTILTGVFATRAVTDIAVSEGRKLGFLEGGSILTGQLAAVAVSWLLAVVATFVILKALDLTMGLRVSQQQEVQGLDLSQHGEEGYIFI
- a CDS encoding cob(I)yrinic acid a,c-diamide adenosyltransferase produces the protein MKIYTKTGDGGQTGLFGGSRVRKNDVRIEAIGAVDELNAVLGLVRTEALPIEIDSRLASVQHTLFDLGAELAALDPRSCGTNLVSSEQIKKLESAIDQFQADLPPLQDFILPGGCRAAALLHVARSVCRRAERCAVSLGEQENVVLSPNIIAYLNRLGDLLFVLARAANQLAGRGDVLWQKVDR